AAAGTACAAGACTTCTGCAATGAAACCAGTCTTCGAAACTCAAACATATTTCAGGCTGCCTTTGATATCTGGACTCTCCTTAAGGCCACTCACTTCGTCAGAGACAAACTCTGGCAGTAAGCCACAATCCTTACTGATGGTATTATAAAGTCCCAATTGAAAATGGTTTAATCTCTGCCTTTCTGAAAATGAGCAACCGTGATACTGTCAAaaattttaaatgatataaatgTTTACAAGACACAAAAGATGAAGGGCTGAAATTCACAATGCCATTTCCTCATCATTAGCACGAAAAGAAGGAAAATGaagttacaaaacttgaaaaatggaCAACTCAAAATATAATTGATCATAGTTCTAGTTTTATTGTTGATAATGTAAATAAAGTGATCTATGAATTTCTTTAAAACCACTCTTTTTTAACTGAAATCATGGCCAGGGATTAAAATTTCTTCTTAAGTTCAACCTGGCCTGCATTGATTCCAAACCCACCCCTACGAGACATACCTCCTGACCTGTTGAAGACCTCCCCAGCCATTTCTATTTCCCCCAGTATCTTATTCATTTCAACACGCATTTGTGGATTGGTATAGACCATTCGGCTCACTGATCTCGCATACGGCATTTCTTTCAGAATTTCTTCAACGTATCTGCAGCCGCATTTAAGCGGGTCAACCCTTTTTTTGCAGAAGCAGATCAGTTATGATCTTCCCCATGGCCCACACATCAGAGGGTTTATTTCGAATGCCGCCACGTTGGATCTCTGGAGTGGAATAAAGTCTATTCCCGTTGTTTGTTGCGGTAGAGAAGCCTCCAGTAGTTACGAATTTGGCCAATCCAAAGTCAATCAGAACAGCGCGAAATGTGTGATTCTCAATCTGAAATGTAGACATCAAATAAACATCATAAGCCTTATGGGTCAGACAACTTAAATACCATACCCTTAAGAAATCCCAGCAGAATAATTAATATTTGGAATCAAATGTTGCACAATTGGTAGTTCGAATACAGCAGCACACTGTCCTGTACTGGTATGGCTTTATCAAAATAGGACCACGATCAATAAGCTGTTTCATCTAAATGTTTGTCCTAACCAGCATTGTAACCAGAGCCAGCATCCTACCGAGGTCAAGCTGAGGTGTCAAGctctagctggcagtatttaaatGACTGCTTGGCATTTACTATTCCAcctccaaatctgtgttacacggcaaaccaacagagaaaatgaaggagccTTTACCAGATCTTTACATGAGCagcagcattgatgatgcaaaaaaaacaaccgaggacacgaCCCCGGTGTCCTCACAGCTAGTTACGGCCATGGTCTTACCATGATATTGTCTGGTTTCAGGTCCTGGTGCACAATGTTCTCCCCATGAAGGCAACTTAAGGCTCTACACATTCCAGTGATAATAGTGGCCTTGGCCACGTTCGTCAACTGtggggaaaacaaaaataaacaaataaataaataaataaacaaacaggtgaactctgtcattgccattaaaattatttttacgcAGTGAAGAAGACTGTGACACAATGCGGTGGTTGACTTGCTGAAGCATTTATACTGTGGCGTCTCAATCAGCCTGGTACTCGCTAACAAGTAACTAGCTGTACCAACTGCCAATGAAATGCCCAAAGGACTGACTTCATACCATACAATATGTGACTCGTAAACCCCCGGTGCCCACTTTtggctgactcgggagcggcgaaggcgaagacgaacacgcgctgtcctccgaagcctGTGCcttcagccgcccgcttctttacacattgcggattcaccatgcagccgcccaggagctacagcttgggaggacaacgcagctcccgggcagctaacaggcaagcccgcaggcgccccggccagactacaggggtcgctggtgccgaggacaccctggctgacctaggccctccccaccaaggcgacgctcagccaattgaacgctgcctcctgggaattcccggttggctgtggaatagcccagactcgaaacggcaacgtccaggctatagagcgcatcctgcactcatgcagagctTTTTTTTAACCCAATATGTGCTCTTTTTGTCAACAGTGCTCACAGTGGTGTTTCAGTGAAGCTTTCAAATTCAGTGAAtatctttaaaaatggaaacaggGATTCAAACCCACTATTTTCCACCTCTCTACCTCATAGCTAGAGTTATACTACATGCATCCTCGAAGAATTGTCTTTTACTTCAAACTACAAGAGCTTGTTTTCAATTGGACAACTCTTGTATATTTCTAGCATGATTAGTTAAGAAGGTTTTACTGGTTGATCGCATGTGTggttgatttgtaaaataaatattccaggtaATTTCGATAAAAGGAGCAGCAGAGCTGTCTGGAAAAAGTACCGAAATGGTCCTTTACACTGAAACGATTGTTTAAATTCTAGTTGCCCACTTaaccaagaaaataaaaaaatgcaattgcttGACTTTGCATGTGAAAAGTGTATGAAATGTCACTATATGACACATCGCCTTCTCTGTGCATTACTGCAATGGTCCACTTTACTAAATGCCTTCTCTCTGGAGAGAGGGGGGATGTCTTTACTCATAATGTACTGTGTTGTGCAGATCTACCAAGAGATAGAATTGAAGAGCATGAAGCGCTTTGGCTCAGTGAATCTTTTCGTGAACCAAATGATATAGAGGTTTCAGTGGTTCACTTTTCCCATCACTGCTCTTATACCACGAGACGGTCAATTGTGCATACTTACCGATATATTTCAATTTGACTTTGTCTTAATGTGGATTCTGGGACTTTTTTCACTGCCGCTATTTTGCCCTTGTATTCTCTTCTGTACACTTTCCCGAAGTGTCCTTGGCCAATAGTTCTTAAAGAAGGATCCATTTCTGCAAAGGAATGgtggctaaaacaaaacaaaacaaacaaaaaaatgacacattcatTTTCTGAGTCAGACCCTTTCCAAATAAAAAGCTGCTTTACAAAGAAAAAGGTCTGGCATTGAAATTGGAACTCATTCTGAAGTGTTTCCATGGAACACGTTATCTGTCTCTTGAAATATGCATTGTTTACACCAAGAGGTTGTTAATGCTTACAATCTTGGACAGCCACCACTTAAGAAAGTTTGGCatagtaccaaaaaaaaaaaaaaaaattgtgttataaaGCATATGGAAATCAAAAACAGACACTTTAAGCCCAGGAATAGATATATAAATTCTGGTTATAATTGCAAACAATATAGTCCAATATAGTGTTTTTTTACTCACCAAGGCTGGGTGCAGGGGCAGCTATTAAAAAAGAAGGCAGTGTAATCTTACCAGTGTTCTCCTGTCTGTCTCCCTCGTAATGAATGATCCTGTTCAGCAGGCTTCTCTTCTATTGGGAATCCCGGTTTGCTGCTTCTTATAAAGCTGGATCTCAGTTCCACCCAGACCAGGTGCCTTGCCGGTGCGCATGTTTTGATTGGCCCAATGTTACATCACCGAGCAGCATCTGCATTCTTATCagatgttctgtgtttcagtttgGCAGGTTTATCTCCCAGATTATAGCTTTTTTGAGCTGTGAACTTGCAGTGGAAGCAGGGTGGTTAGTTAGACTAGAGGAGCAACTAGTTTATCGTGGGCTTGGTGTGATTTGCGCATGCTTTGTTGTAACGTCAGTATATATGAAGGCTGAGTTAACTAACATTTCACTGAATTATTACCTAATgccttttattgatttatttatttgacagggagaATGTACATGCCATAAGATGTATTGCACACAGATTTAGCTAGGAGctcattttcattggcagtcccTGGACAGGTGtagaaaggaaataaacaaacacaaaatcagaaaaagaaaacaatatacaatTCAATCATTCCCTCCAAACAAATACACAGACATGATAACGAAAGGAAAACTCATTGGTTTACTCGTAATGTTGTTTTCGTGTAATATTGACTgtgtcattgttttatttgactttctGAATATATTGCAGGATTGCGTGCTTAATTAAGTATATTGTTATGAAATACATTCTGAGGAAAGCTGTTTTGATTGGTCCAACGTTACATCACAGAGAAACACCTATACCCATGTATTCTTTGGGGGGAGTATGGCATTAAATGCAGTCATGGTGCCATCTCTTCAAACCACTATATTGTACTATACAATGGTTTGAAGGAGGCTGTGTTTAAAGAAtgcttaaagaaacaggcttgtaaccgagaggtcccaggttcaaatcccagctcagccactgactcattgtgtgactacgagcaagtcaattaacttccttgtgctccgtctttcaggtgagacgttgttgtaagtgactctgcagctgatggttcacacaccctagtctcatatcttgtacagcactttgtgatggtggtccactatgaaaggcactatataaaaataaagattattaggcttccaagacaaaggctgggaagcctattgttattgctgtgtttattattattttttttttccaccaaaagTTTGTCGCAGGGTCATGAAAACGCATACGTAAGTAGATGCCTATGTGTGGACAACCAGACTGGCGTCCCTGAGAgaaaaaagttcacagtttggccaccAGGCTACATCTTGTGAAAATATTGGataattttcaaaactcttgtcgtcaaaaacgacttaagatggagatctAACAATGTCAGCATATAACGCATGAATGACctagaaaaataaattgttgaaataaaatcaattggATGGTTGGTTTGCTCGCCGCTTTAGATTTGCACATCTTCTTGTCTAAAACCGTAATGCTGAAGTTTTGTAAAATCTTTGTGAAgtactgtcgatttcaaaatggcgtGTGTTGGTCACATAGTTTGGCGGCCATATTAGAATTTACGTTTAAATTTGATCTGCTAGGGCGTGGCAATGGGGTCATAGTTATACTGGAACACGTATAtgaagtcatatgtgctctattAAAAAATGCCATCacccgtgacctttgacctctccaaaaggtcaagctaaaaactggctccttgcacctcagggatcacagatagagtcatggttcatatggaacacgtataggaagtcatacgtgctctataaaaaaaaaaatgtcattacccatgacctttgacctctgctaagatTCAAAACCCACAgattggcctatagctcctcggctgtatctaacacagattAGAGCACTTAAACTTCAGAgtaagattatgctctgtacacgatacaacttaagtggcccattaactaattataggaaacgtagcGAGTTGTAGtagcgattatttgtgatgattgaaccatgttttcttggaagcctttatagttgttAGCAACtctagttgtttattattattattattattattattattattatatatgaataGTTTAATACTATTAGCTAACCACTAGGGGTCAGTATTGTACAAGTATGGAaggttttgtattactttttattaattcGACACTGTATAAAGTCCAATAGTCTAGTCTTATTGAATTGAATGCTGGAGAAAAAAAGAATTAAGAAAAGCAGTGTAATAagaacagcacagtgtaataaagcatggcaaagtgtaataaagcacagtgaaagcatggcaaagtgtaataaagcacagtgaaagcatggcaaagtgtaataaagcacagtgaaagcatggcaaagtgtaataaagcacagtgaaagcatggcaaagtgtaataaagcacagtgaaagcacagtgaaagtaataaagcacagtgaaagcatggcaaagtgtaataaagcacagtgaaagcatggcaaagtgtaaaagcacagtgaaagcacggcaaagcataggcaagcgTTGTAAAATACAGAGCTGTAcagtaaactaaactaaaaactaaaccaaaaccaAGCAACacttcccataataaaagcatagcaaagtgttatcgagcacagtggaaacacagtaacttggcaagcattgtaaagggcagagaggtatagtaaaatatatgctttataaacttccttatgttcttatattaaaaaagcaaactacGGTAAACTAATGTAACAGGGTTTAGCTTTCttggcattttattttgtatttatgatttaagatgtgtagttttatttttctattgcactttgattatatattatatattatatatatatatataagcacgtGTGAAGGTGTAAGGAAATCGCGTTGTAGTTAATTAATTAGTCAGATTGTTTGCAGCTGAATACTTTATAAAGATTCATTAAGAGGAACGGGGGAGGGAGAGCTGGGTGGACGTTCAGGATAACGAGCAGTTCGTGTGAGCATGGATGCCGTGCTGGGAAGTGGGCCCGGTGGTAGAGTTTTTGAGAAACTGTGTGAAGTTTATGAACTGTAGGCGCTGCTGCTACATTaccaattaagggtctagttaagtaattgagagctctgttggaatgaaaaccagcagctgcAGGGGGCCCCAGGACTGAgtctgagtttgagaagccctgccctaCCCCACCCTTTAATTTGCAGTAGTGAAACGCTGTAAATGGAAAAACCCAAGTAAAAGATGAAAACCAAACCCAGGTATTCCCCACCTTCCCTTTGTCCTGGACTCAACGCTGTGCTTTTGCAGTCCATGATTCATTGTGGAGCACCATAGCTAAGCAGCAGCGCATCACGTGTGGTGATTGGGGTCTGCGAATCCTTAGCAATACGTTTTTAAGCATTAAATACTTGTGTGGGGgttcattcaaataaaaactcGTGGGGATTGCATTTTCCCGATTCCAGTGAATATCGCCAGTGTGTTGTTTTGTGAAGTGGCACACTCGCCTTGCATTTTACTACAATAGTACATAAGGGGAAACAAAATTCAGTTATTGAAGGAGAGAAATAGAACATCCGGAAGTGTTTAGCAGAAGTGACCTCACAAGTGCAAGATCCTCAGCATGCTCAGGCATGTTTCTGCACAGAGGCAGCTGCAGTCGTTTTCCATGTAACTGACACaagcttaaaaaacaaaagaacagtggcatttcgaaatctaacatgaactcattatgacttctggtagacacttatcattttgtagtttctttgatgacataatgttaaataaaagatctaaattatgtttatatatatatataaataaataaaaacatacaattatatatgcataattgtctcaatcctaaaattctaggtgtatTTGTAAAGGATGTGGTAGCCTGATTTGTAAAGAACATCCTAATTCGAATAATATATGATATCGCCAGTGACTCCTGAAGACACCCTAGACAACTGACATTCAGATTAGAGACATGTAAAGAGCAACAGTTGCCATCGGGGATATCTAGAATTCTGCGCCTTCGTTTCTGGGAGTTGGAGAAAGGGTTGAGTGCTTACCACAAAATCCATAGCGCTAGAGTACTGGTCTTGTTAAAGACCCCCTCGACTTGCCAGTAGCTCTAGTGTATCTAAACCACTGCAGTGGCTTATTTGCGCTTGTCTGCCTCTCCTGTTTTAAAGCCTGCTCTGTTGCTCGCCATCTTGCAGCCTCCTGCTTTCTCACCCCTTCCATTTGCGTGCTGTAATCTCCTCGAATCTCTCCCTACTACTCAAGAAGAGGGATCCCAAATCTTTTGCAGAAACTTCTTGTTTTTTTGATGCTTTAGTTTCCAATGGCAACAGCATTCAAACCTTCCTCTCTATACAGAGAAAGCATATCAGGGACTAGATTCAAATGCATCAGGAAATGGTAGATGTGACTTGCAGGAAAAATCTGCATCCTTAATGTAGTCTTTGCCAGTACTTCGTGGAATGGAGGTTTCCTGGTCTTGGTTAACCAAGGCTAATgctttctctgtgtgttttaaacaagGGGCTCTCCCCACAGTTGCCATGTTGCCTTGATTAGGGTGAGCTTTCAAACCTGTGACGGTGTTCTCAAGACTGGTGCAATTGCAGGGAGAGGTATCAGGACTGGGGTATTGAAGATTTGAAGTGCAGTGCAATGTGTGACTTACTGTACAGATCTCCATATATCCCCAGTAAATGTAATTGTGATGCACAATGTGTCTGTGATATAGCTATTGCTGTATCCACAGAGCGACTGCATTGAGAAgcacaatgaaaatgaaacagatgtttatttattaagtagTTTTGATTCCAGAACCAATTGAACGTATGTCTTGTACTTTTTTCCATGGCtagttattgtgttttttgtttattccaaAAGACTGTTGTTGCATTTTTGTCGTCATTTAAAGACTGCTGTGTTGTTTGTTATCAATGTAATCCTAAACAGTTGTGTATGGTGCAGTTTAATATGCAACATTGTGTTTTTATGACTCAGTGTAAAAAACCTTTGTGGCTATCTTTTTAACTGCTACAACCACAGGCATTACCAGCTTCTTATAACAAAGGTTTCATTAAACCTCAAGCATTGTTTGTTATGGCCTACAGTCCGTTTACTCCGTCACAAATGCCTCTTACTGCTTCCAGTttttaataactaataataactcaattttgtgtaattaataacaaaaaagcagcagcaacaacacaataataataataacaataataataataataataataataataataataataataataataataataataataataataataaaaaaatggaagaTACATGAAAATAGCTGTTAATGgacaaaaaatactgaaatagaaTACACTCTAAAAATTGTATATAAAGTTCTTTATTGGTGTGCAACAGTTGCAAGATAGTAAGAGAAACGTATCTATTATTAACTagtaaacacaatataaaagccTGACTGCTTGTGTTAATTTGGCATATTTCTgtgtttaacaaataaaaataatcaaagccAAAAATGCCACAGATGCAGCAAAcatttacaacaaacaaaacatataccaCATTTAAAGTTCATGAAATCGAAGCTATTACATGGGCAAACGATTTAcaaggaatattttaaaacaaagcaatttattaaacatgcagtGCAGCATGTCAAGGCATTTAGACAACAATTAATCTACGAACCAGCAATCATAACATGCAAGTAATTGATCAAATCAACTTCTCTAGAATTCACTAACTAGTTACTGAGAAAACCAATCTGTCTGTACTATGAGCTACACTGGAGCCTGGTTCTCACCAGATCCTGCAGCATCACTGTTTGCTACAGGCTGGTATCCGTTCTCAGCCACAGCCTGCTGATCACGCTCATCCACTTGATCTAATCCAATATTTTCTTGCAGCCCATCTTTCTTGCATCTATTGAGAGAACGACACCAGATAACTTAGGAGATGCTCAACATTTCAAACCACTTGTCGTTTTATTATACagctgtgtaattaaaaaaaattttttcaatatataggaaactacaaagcagtaggTAATTCAGTATGTTTACATAACAGcattgatgcaaaacttttggccacagctatgGTCTTTGTTAAAGGGGCGATTCAAAATGATCTTTATGTGTTTGTTGAATTGCCACTTTGTGCTTACAGTGTGATATTCTTTAGATAAGGTTTGATCTTGCAACACTAATACGAAAGCAAGTCATGTGGCTTGACAGACAGTTAGTGGGGGAAATCCAATACTCTGCATGAGTGTTAAAACCACAAAGTATAAAGGCAATATTGAATACTGAGGATGAACTAACTAAGGTTTTATGAACTGCAAACTTATACCTCAACACTTTCAGTACACTCAAAAAGGCACCCCCCAAAACGCTTGCCAACTTGACTTTGCCCAAGTAAAAAAAGTATTACCATACACTTACCTTTTGATCCAACAGCATCCAGCCAAAGCAAAGGCAACGAGTAATGCTAGAACTCCAATGACAGAACCGCAAATAGCTAGAAAAACACAAAGTTAAAAGCGTTGAGCATTCATGCTCTTTGCACTATTGCATTGCTATCATGTCATTGTAGACAGAACTTATTGTAACCCTGACTTAGTTCATAGGGTAGCAGCTGGTACCTGCCAGGCATCTCGTGAGAATGTGGCGGTTGccgtttattgaattattgtttaagtgtttgtaattatttgttaactgcatgtgtatataaacctgcatgtttgtgtgttcatagagagagagagagagagagagagagagagagagagagagagagagagagagagagagagaaaataagaaTATCCACCATATCTTGGCacatatttttagttttaaataaaaggaGTTAATTTCTGAAATAGTTTATTACTTGACTTGTCATTGATTTCAGCAAAACTTTTGTTTCACACTTACTTGGGATGCTGGTACCATTGTCACTGGAGCTGTTATCTGTGTTTGTATCTGTGTAAcagaacaaataattatttagcGGACTCCTGTGTCACTGATATAGTCGTCATTAGGTTAATGAATCACAAGGAGATCAAGGTTCATCACTACTGCTCAAACCAGTTATAAAAGCTAATAAAATTACTACATTATCTACTGCAGTAAGTTATATTTGGTTTAAATCACACTATAGTGATGACACTACAGGAATATAGACATTATTAGCAATTAACTACAGCATTTCGGGAAACAGACTCACCGTTGTGAGTTTTTGTCATTCTTGAAGGGCAATCTGAAATGAGATGCGAAGCGGAATCTTAAATATACGTCAGGTGATTATTCCAAAATTCATTTTTAGGACTGGTTGAAAATTGTCATTTTTCTTGGCATGTATTTAGCAAGCATGGGAAATGGTTAGTCAATCCACAACACAGAACGAAAACAATGAACTGTCAAACTGTGAACAGCGTGACTAAAAGATAGACGAGCAGATTTCTGCCAGCTTTGCAACTGGGCCGTTAAATTGAGTATGTTTTCCATTTACTCGTACAGATCGGTCAGCAAAGCTAGTGGTCATTTTTAGAGCACTTCATTTCAGAAGTCAGTCTTTCAGAAATGAATGAAAAGGGTTCCTTTTTACTATTTATCAAGAACCTACCAGTGGCATTGACTTGCAGGATAGTCTCCTTAGAGCCTGGGTTGTCATCTTGAGTTGTAAATTCAACTGTGAATTTGCTGTTGTTCTCCAAGGTAACAATTAACACCAGAAGAAGGGCTGTTCTGTTGTCCGAGTTGCAGAATAAGTAGATTTGATCAGCTGGGATGACGTATGGTTTTGGAGGACAGTTAGACACAATCTCATCTGAGTATACCTCCTTGCCATTCCGCAAAATTCCCTTATATATAGTATACGGCCCTTTCACAGGGCCCTGAGTATTCAAATCCAGGACCGCAATTTGTCCAGAGCAAACCGAAGCAGGTGCATCTGAAAGAAAGAGGGCTTAAATACtgcagaaatgtcattttaattgatttttaaaaaatattttattggttCTGGGTTATGCTGGTCCAATATGatgttattaaacatttttatttaaattttactttTGTGACAAGAGGCATGTTGATGCCATTCTTGTATGTAACCTTTGAACTCTCACTGACTACAGGTAATGTGGGTGGGGCTAGCGGAGTTGAAATGGCTTATACGGTCTTGTGCGCATGTACTAGAACACCTGAAGATTtgttatttatatcctttatataccctgcatgaaaacctctagctgtgaatttttttttttggtcagtaatcggtgatatagaaacaataggcactcgtgtgtggaaatgttagaccactttgtgctttaattaggcatcttaaacaacttatAAAAAGTCTCATTTCACCATTGACGGCTATGTGTTCCCTTTGTCTTACTAATTTAAATTTGTATGTGTGTAATTTAAagtaatcaattaaattagacaatcgctaatttgcctattttgacaattttcccagattttcagttccagtggtttgatttcacacgcacaacaaatcaaaactacagaagctaTAGGGTcctctaatacatttgcacacgacTGTAGTTACTCGATTTAGACAGAACCACGTCTAAGACAAGGTGAAATTCAACTCAAAGAGAGTCATTTCAAGAAAACAAACCCTATGCCAAGTTTTAAAAGCTAAGTTATTTGtctcatgataataataataataataataataataataataataataataataataataataataccagaaaATCATGTGATCACTTACGGGTAGCATCAGCAGAGTACATGCATAGCAGTATAACTACCAGAAaacctgtgaaaaataaaacaaatataaatttacCTACTAAGCCCAGATTTCCTCACTGTTTtaagaaatatgaaaataataatttaaaaaaatagtttagattccttttactatttctaaatccTCAGTGATGTTTACTTTTAATTGGGACAGTCAAACGATTGAATAATCGAATTATGGTTAATCTCAATTTTGATTGCAtgaatccattaaaaaaattttattatacttgttatgatttttttttgttttacaatttctaGTTTCATTTGTTTCCTATTCAGCTTGACTGAATGGATttactgagttaaaaaaaaaaaaaattgtaaagagTACTTTGAAATGAACAATTTTCATTAGTTTGTGTGTTGCTGTCTGTTAATTAGAAGAAGCGATGTTTAGCTCACAAGCTGAATCGCTGACTTATTTCTTCACTACTGGACAGGAGATGCATGCAATCATCTTAGGGTCCACCGAACTGtaagaaagctttttttaatagaaatta
This window of the Polyodon spathula isolate WHYD16114869_AA chromosome 24, ASM1765450v1, whole genome shotgun sequence genome carries:
- the LOC121298678 gene encoding uncharacterized protein LOC121298678 isoform X1; the protein is MAVIDIFYPAVGENPYDVKYPTEETGIPEEGISGTKTPIQESGTVSDELEKKGFQSPSLLESDCLQVVPDEMNGSTPTQALARSAVHSDKEDSDEAPNFPDSIADHQPEDPAQEGHPALDTTLTPNNDIVGALTPEFGALTPESGDVPAVSWSLDQGLVLTAGSDDKKEEKKEKNHLQKKSKAKKMKKNKPYPGIASSAHGRGITKVLEDLGPWWGIGFLVVILLCMYSADATHAPASVCSGQIAVLDLNTQGPVKGPYTIYKGILRNGKEVYSDEIVSNCPPKPYVIPADQIYLFCNSDNRTALLLVLIVTLENNSKFTVEFTTQDDNPGSKETILQVNATDCPSRMTKTHNDTNTDNSSSDNGTSIPTICGSVIGVLALLVAFALAGCCWIKRCKKDGLQENIGLDQVDERDQQAVAENGYQPVANSDAAGSGENQAPV
- the LOC121298678 gene encoding uncharacterized protein LOC121298678 isoform X2; the encoded protein is MNGSTPTQALARSAVHSDKEDSDEAPNFPDSIADHQPEDPAQEGHPALDTTLTPNNDIVGALTPEFGALTPESGDVPAVSWSLDQGLVLTAGSDDKKEEKKEKNHLQKKSKAKKMKKNKPYPGIASSAHGRGITKVLEDLGPWWGIGFLVVILLCMYSADATHAPASVCSGQIAVLDLNTQGPVKGPYTIYKGILRNGKEVYSDEIVSNCPPKPYVIPADQIYLFCNSDNRTALLLVLIVTLENNSKFTVEFTTQDDNPGSKETILQVNATDCPSRMTKTHNDTNTDNSSSDNGTSIPTICGSVIGVLALLVAFALAGCCWIKRCKKDGLQENIGLDQVDERDQQAVAENGYQPVANSDAAGSGENQAPV